Proteins found in one Helicobacter sp. MIT 21-1697 genomic segment:
- the tsf gene encoding translation elongation factor Ts, whose protein sequence is MADIPAQLVKQLREMTDAGMMDCKKALVETDGNLERAVEYLREKGLSKAAKKADRVASEGVVSVEVASDFSKASVIEINSETDFVAKNDTFKNLVTQTSKIVYDNALSSTESLHTMSVEGVKFEEYLQQNIAKIGENIVVRRIASIQAQGKGIVNGYVHSNGRVGVLIAMKFGKDSSKNACVELAKSICMHAAAMKPQVLSYTQLENEFIQKEKVAIIAELQKENEEFKRLGKPLHKIPQYISRSELTESVLKAQEQKLREDLKAQGKPEQIWDKILPGQMERFIADSTLLDQRMTLLGQFYVMDDKKTIAQVLEAKSKELSDEIEIVEYIRFELGEGIEKKVEDFAAEVAAQMQ, encoded by the coding sequence ATGGCAGATATTCCAGCACAGCTTGTAAAACAGCTTCGCGAGATGACAGATGCAGGTATGATGGATTGCAAAAAAGCACTTGTAGAAACAGATGGCAATCTTGAAAGGGCAGTAGAATATCTACGCGAAAAAGGCTTAAGCAAGGCAGCAAAAAAAGCTGATAGGGTAGCAAGTGAAGGCGTTGTAAGTGTGGAGGTAGCAAGTGACTTTAGCAAGGCAAGTGTTATTGAGATAAACTCCGAGACAGACTTCGTGGCTAAAAATGATACATTCAAAAACCTTGTAACACAGACATCAAAAATCGTGTATGATAATGCCCTTTCTAGCACAGAGAGCTTACATACGATGAGTGTTGAAGGTGTAAAATTTGAAGAATATCTCCAACAAAATATTGCCAAAATTGGTGAAAATATCGTAGTGCGCCGTATTGCAAGTATTCAAGCGCAAGGAAAAGGCATTGTCAATGGCTATGTGCATTCAAATGGGCGCGTGGGTGTGCTTATTGCGATGAAGTTTGGCAAAGATAGCTCAAAGAATGCCTGTGTAGAGCTTGCTAAAAGTATTTGTATGCACGCCGCAGCGATGAAGCCTCAAGTTTTAAGTTATACGCAGCTTGAAAATGAGTTTATTCAAAAAGAAAAAGTTGCGATTATTGCCGAGTTACAAAAAGAAAATGAAGAATTTAAAAGGCTTGGTAAGCCTCTTCATAAGATTCCACAATATATTAGCCGTAGCGAACTTACAGAATCTGTGCTTAAAGCCCAAGAGCAAAAATTGCGAGAAGATTTGAAAGCTCAAGGGAAACCAGAGCAAATTTGGGATAAGATTTTGCCCGGTCAAATGGAGCGTTTTATCGCTGATAGCACATTACTTGACCAAAGAATGACTTTGCTTGGGCAGTTTTATGTAATGGACGATAAAAAAACGATTGCACAAGTGCTTGAGGCTAAATCTAAAGAGCTAAGTGATGAGATTGAGATAGTTGAGTATATCCGCTTTGAGCTAGGCGAGGGTATTGAGAAAAAAGTTGAGGATTTTGCTGCTGAAGTTGCTGCACAAATGCAGTAG